The following are encoded in a window of Pieris napi chromosome 23, ilPieNapi1.2, whole genome shotgun sequence genomic DNA:
- the LOC125061263 gene encoding uncharacterized protein LOC125061263 isoform X2 codes for MDPVGPWSAYASYNRLAGVQAGAASGDFHHHLASSGTGLGSQSVPSTTSQLLLQAAHTTASLAGQLGSTTASPFNPSSFLSPPAVSYDAVFSPLFHHANPKPAHYSSSLQHRQVIAQAQAAVASKQSSVETELSSLRENYSHQAIAAQGTSFFDQPTTPGGTAGLSWQGNNQLPSPFGILPHESVVPSSPSPATTKSGATYENFNAHFAAAQTLNNHINSQITNAGKQTNRSGSPATAAKQPVSSAPSTFFQSPSSYGNQSDNSYSTSGSKSGLSTQQDYAGSKSYSSSASSSAHSQQTCIVSTPPVTSSSTPPTKDFRSSSSNSTRPSSIYNSQSPKSASSEKPSRPTNSSSGFVSPTPKPPQVQTKAQSKVYPEINSEQRKSCESIDKLQPQSSPISYSIMDAPGRLSYNSSNGSSKSNRIGNSPYSSSQTSSFRHYQSGNNVETEYHVRAKSSSSTDTGYSSSSSQNGPDCSIGAAKRQSPLQVAPQTSPLGHRSSPAYPIYHSPMNSIHSPQHGDHYGKVNNAAPRSPLDASISRPPSQNSQVAYPSVITRALGIEQAKSFNENRYDRNQNSAPNCWESERQRKFASNGNTGGSSTNYSNISENNTHNEKTTSQSQNSMDRTLGLSEKPNCFDSNNVALQDLSSCRGDPMSIVKNLQSLQQSCQVQESKPSKTVTPVVSAPPVAKVTRRKSTEKPIPHSNELTNAAVMADYLASRIPPPAHSSTNNQQQNGSFFDFERWNLPPPPPKMFPGTSAFGSQAPLHASNFNQHQALAMQHSHALTYFPPFHLGPHPDFQSSVELTPLSSFSETPPSASSSSFSTPETREEEQPKVVVPNIEEELGFLAEQRANTSTTVAPTSQQQNLNSASQDATSKVMEKKFNVPVTGPGSGFMASYLKFLQGERDTSPPPAGRGARKSTWSRTNTNSNTVNNKAFNPNEVPKNPCEANSTQSANGAMASSSVLNAGMALNNPVMSPAAGMNSAGLLGANQLHGAQSNLLGSQPKGVELDDPRYYHLNKDRKRKYDGTEEAAYDAEEEARRMNKPVLNVPSTPLNDKAKKGRAALSKAPPSAAVAPQPASAKKPRAPAPAPALQPVPQQQYYYQHQPDEGAHSGALGYGYGSTENDANSNRKLHNIKTHQQIPNTGQIDNSRPIEEMPYQSGEFVALKNELAEMWPTIWRVDGKTLLQKYEPFEDNGKVLYRNISTYTVWNPENKKLYTQVQVKIRSQTHLETIVELVRSELQGDDCHFIEKRMLETQMYQENFEVYIQTLISHALDPNFLTEIFQEQDEYFLSNVKTVDEVTETMRTRVSSGVCGGGNGSRSLDAAVATWPGLSVAAGNGVCRACVRPAVARLLLYGQPYNPATLEPVQPDARLAYEKEFLVCAACCGRVQLYTKISHQKYLMYTECSKRVAEKRMQNPSKDTTAILNELLADEPWLSQLFRDVRHSWAEAESWERKMRHAMSRQMI; via the exons ATGGATCCAGTAGGACCATGGTCAGCATATGCTTCATACAATCGGCTAGCTGGTGTTCAGGCTGGTGCTGCAAGTGGAGATTTTCATCACCACCTGGCAAGCAGTGGAACAGGTTTAGGCAGCCAATCGGTGCCCTCAACCACAAGCCAATTGTTACTGCAGGCAGCTCATACAACTGCATCACTTGCAGGCCAATTGGGCTCTACCACTGCATCACCATTTAATCCTAGTAGTTTTTTGTCTCCACCAGCTGTAAGTTATGATGCTGTTTTCTCGCCATTATTTCACCACGCAAATCCTAAACCAGCACACTACAGTTCTTCTTTACAACACCGCCAAGTCATAGCACAAGCTCAAGCTGCTGTGGCTTCTAAGCAGTCATCTGTAGAAACAGAACTATCCTCATTAAGAGAGAATTATTCTCATCAGGCAATTGCCGCACAAGGGACTTCATTTTTTGATCAGCCTACAACTCCTGGTGGTACAGCAGGCCTAAGTTGGCAGGGCAATAATCAACTACCAAGTCCATTTGGAATTCTACCTCATGAAAGTGTTGTGCCGTCATCACCCAGCCCAGCTACAACAAAATCAGGGGCAacttatgaaaattttaatgcTCATTTTGCTGCAGCTCAGACTTTAAATAATCACATAAACTCACAAATTACCAATGCTGGTAAACAAACAAACAGGTCAGGATCCCCAGCGACTGCAGCTAAACAACCTGTATCTTCAGCACCTTCAACATTTTTCCAATCTCCTTCAAGTTACGGAAATCAAAGTGACAATTCATATAGTACAAGTGGTTCTAAAAGTGGACTTTCAACACAACAGGATTATGCGGGAAGTAAGTCATATTCAAGTTCTGCAAGTTCAAGTGCTCATTCCCAACAAACTTGTATTGTGTCAACTCCACCTGTGACTTCTTCCTCCACCCCTCCAACTAAAGACTTCCGTTCCTCATCTTCCAACTCAACTCGCCCCTCATCCATTTATAATTCCCAGTCCCCCAAAAGTGCCAGTAGTGAAAAACCATCCCGACCAACCAATAGTAGTAGTGGTTTTGTATCACCCACACCTAAACCTCCCCAGGTTCAAACTAAAGCTCAAAGTAAAGTTTATCCTGAGATTAACAGTGAACAAAGAAAGAGTTGTGAATCCATTGATAAACTTCAGCCACAATCTTCTCCTATTAGTTATTCAATTATGGATGCTCCCGGTAGGTTAAGTTATAACAGCTCTAATGGAAGTTCTAAGTCAAATAGAATAGGTAACTCTCCTTACTCATCATCCCAGACTTCCAGTTTCAGACATTACCAAAGTGGTAATAATGTTGAAACTGAATATCATGTAAGAGCCAAGAGTAGTTCTAGCACTGACACTGGTTATTCTAGTAGTAGCTCTCAAAACGGTCCCGATTGTAGTATAGGTGCAGCCAAGCGACAGAGTCCTTTGCAAGTAGCCCCACAAACCTCACCGTTAGGTCATAGGTCTAGCCCTGCCTATCCCATTTATCACAGTCCTATGAATTCTATTCATTCTCCACAACATGGAGATCATTATGGTAAAGTAAATAATGCTGCGCCAAGATCTCCTTTAGATGCATCTATATCAAGACCCCCATCTCAAAATAGTCAAGTCGCCTATCCTTCAGTTATCACAAGGGCATTAGGTATCGAACAAGCTAAGTCATTTAATGAAAATCGGTATGACCGTAACCAAAATTCTGCACCCAACTGCTGGGAGTCTGAACGGCAAAGAAAATTTGCTAGTAATGGTAATACCGGTGGAAGCTCTACtaattatagtaatatatCGGAAAATAATACTCATAATGAAAAGACAACGTCTCAATCTCAAAATTCTATGGATAGGACCCTAGGCTTAAGTGAAAAACCTAATTGCTTTGATAGTAATAATGTAGCTTTACAGGATTTATCTAGCTGTCGCGGTGATCCTATGAGTATAGTTAAGAATTTACAAAGCCTACAACAAAGTTGTCAAGTACAAGAATCAAAACCAAGTAAAACCGTAACACCTGTAGTGAGTGCCCCTCCAGTAGCTAAAGTTACCAGAAGAAAAAGTACTGAAAAACCTATACCACATTCAAATGAACTTACCAATGCTGCAGTTATGGCCGACTACTTAGCTAGTAGAATACCGCCACCAGCACATAGTTCAACAAATAACCAACAGCAAAACGGCAGCTTTTTTGACTTTGAGAGATGGAACCTTCCTCCCCCACCTCCAAAAATGTTCCCCGGTACTTCAGCTTTTGGTTCTCAGGCCCCTTTACATGCTAGTAATTTTAACCAACATCAGGCCTTGGCAATGCAGCACAGTCATgcattaacatattttccaCCATTTCACTTAGGACCCCATCCCGACTTCCAATCCTCTGTGGAGTTAACACCTTTATCTTCATTCAGTGAAACTCCACCTTCGGCTTCCTCGTCATCGTTTTCAACTCCTGAAACTCGTGAGGAGGAACAGCCCAAGGTGGTAGTACCCAATATAGAGGAAGAACTCGGTTTCCTTGCAGAACAACGCGCTAACACTTCGACGACGGTAGCACCCACTTCACAGCAGCAGAATCTTAACAGTGCCTCGCAAGACGCTACTTCGAAAgtaatggaaaaaaaattcaacgTTCCCGTCACGGGCCCGGGGTCGGGCTTTATGGcttcttatttaaaatttttgcaAGGAGAACGCGACACGTCTCCTCCGCCGGCCGGCCGAGGCGCTCGAAAGTCTACGTGGTCGAGAACGAACACCAATAGTAATACTGTCAATAACAAGGCATTTAACCCCAATGAAGTTCCAAAAAACCCATGCGAGGCAAACTCAACCCAAAGTGCGAATGGCGCGATGGCCTCCTCGAGCGTGCTAAATGCCGGGATGGCTCTAAACAACCCGGTGATGAGTCCGGCGGCGGGGATGAACTCCGCCGGTCTATTGGGTGCTAATCAGCTGCACGGAGCTCAGTCGAACCTGTTGGGTTCGCAGCCGAAAGGCGTCGAGTTGGACGACCCGAGATATTACCATTTGAATAAGGACAGAAAGAGAAAGTACGACGGCACCGAGGAGGCCGCCTACGACGCCGAGGAGGAAGCGCGGCGGATGAACAAGCCCGTGCTGAACGTGCCCAGTACGCCGCTGAACGACAAGGCGAAGAAAGGGCGCGCGGCGCTTAGCAAAGCGCCTCCGTCTGCGGCCGTAGCGCCTCAGCCCGCCTCGGCCAAGAAACCCCGAGCCCCGGCCCCCGCGCCTGCGCTGCAGCCGGTGCCGCAGCAGCAGTACTATTACCAGCACCAGCCCGACGAAG GTGCTCATTCTGGTGCTTTGGGATATGGTTACGGATCGACGGAAAATGATGCGAACTCAAACCGGAAGttgcataatattaaaacccATCAACAAATTCCCAATACCGGTCAAATAGATAATTCACGGCCCATTGAAGAAATGCCGTATCAG tcCGGTGAGTTCGTAGCGTTAAAAAATGAATTGGCAGAAATGTGGCCGACGATATGGAGGGTAGACGGAAAAACGCTATTACAAAAATACGAGCCCTTCGAAGATAACGGAAAAGTTTTGTACAGGAATATATCaacg TATACAGTATGGAATCCCGAAAACAAGAAATTATACACACAAGTGCAAGTGAAAATTCGGTCCCAAACCCACCTCGAAACAATAGTAGAGTTAGTGAGAAGTGAACTCCAAGGAGACGACTGCCATTTCATAGAGAAACGGATGCTTGAGACCCAAATGTATCAAGAGAACTTCGAAGTGTATATACAAACGTTAATATCACACGCCTTAGACCCTAATTTCCTTACAGAAATATTTCAGGAACAGG ACGAGTACTTCCTATCGAACGTAAAAACGGTAGACGAGGTCACAGAGACCATGAGAACACGCGTCTCAAGTGGGGTCTGTGGTGGCGGTAATGGATCCCGGTCTTTGGATGCGGCGGTAGCCACATGGCCAGGATTAAGTGTGGCGGCTGGAAATGGTGTTTGCAGAGCGTGTGTGCGGCCGGCAGTCGCAAGACTATTGCTCTACGGACAGCCTTACAACCCTGCTACGTTGGAACCCGTCCAGCCAGATGCAAGACTGGCGTATGAGAAG GAGTTCCTAGTGTGCGCGGCCTGCTGCGGCAGAGTGCAATTGTACACGAAGATATCTCACCAGAAGTACCTGATGTACACTGAATGCAGCAAACGTGTTGCCGAGAAGCGAATGCAGAACCCCAGCAAAGATACCACTGCCATACTCAATGAGCTGCTGGCTGATGAGCCGTGGCTCTCACAG
- the LOC125061263 gene encoding uncharacterized protein LOC125061263 isoform X3, with the protein MDPVGPWSAYASYNRLAGVQAGAASGDFHHHLASSGTGLGSQSVPSTTSQLLLQAAHTTASLAGQLGSTTASPFNPSSFLSPPAVSYDAVFSPLFHHANPKPAHYSSSLQHRQVIAQAQAAVASKQSSVETELSSLRENYSHQAIAAQGTSFFDQPTTPGGTAGLSWQGNNQLPSPFGILPHESVVPSSPSPATTKSGATYENFNAHFAAAQTLNNHINSQITNAGKQTNRSGSPATAAKQPVSSAPSTFFQSPSSYGNQSDNSYSTSGSKSGLSTQQDYAGKQRANTSTTVAPTSQQQNLNSASQDATSKVMEKKFNVPVTGPGSGFMASYLKFLQGERDTSPPPAGRGARKSTWSRTNTNSNTVNNKAFNPNEVPKNPCEANSTQSANGAMASSSVLNAGMALNNPVMSPAAGMNSAGLLGANQLHGAQSNLLGSQPKGVELDDPRYYHLNKDRKRKYDGTEEAAYDAEEEARRMNKPVLNVPSTPLNDKAKKGRAALSKAPPSAAVAPQPASAKKPRAPAPAPALQPVPQQQYYYQHQPDEVGAHSGALGYGYGSTENDANSNRKLHNIKTHQQIPNTGQIDNSRPIEEMPYQSGEFVALKNELAEMWPTIWRVDGKTLLQKYEPFEDNGKVLYRNISTYTVWNPENKKLYTQVQVKIRSQTHLETIVELVRSELQGDDCHFIEKRMLETQMYQENFEVYIQTLISHALDPNFLTEIFQEQDEYFLSNVKTVDEVTETMRTRVSSGVCGGGNGSRSLDAAVATWPGLSVAAGNGVCRACVRPAVARLLLYGQPYNPATLEPVQPDARLAYEKEFLVCAACCGRVQLYTKISHQKYLMYTECSKRVAEKRMQNPSKDTTAILNELLADEPWLSQLFRDVRHSWAEAESWERKMRHAMSRQMI; encoded by the exons ATGGATCCAGTAGGACCATGGTCAGCATATGCTTCATACAATCGGCTAGCTGGTGTTCAGGCTGGTGCTGCAAGTGGAGATTTTCATCACCACCTGGCAAGCAGTGGAACAGGTTTAGGCAGCCAATCGGTGCCCTCAACCACAAGCCAATTGTTACTGCAGGCAGCTCATACAACTGCATCACTTGCAGGCCAATTGGGCTCTACCACTGCATCACCATTTAATCCTAGTAGTTTTTTGTCTCCACCAGCTGTAAGTTATGATGCTGTTTTCTCGCCATTATTTCACCACGCAAATCCTAAACCAGCACACTACAGTTCTTCTTTACAACACCGCCAAGTCATAGCACAAGCTCAAGCTGCTGTGGCTTCTAAGCAGTCATCTGTAGAAACAGAACTATCCTCATTAAGAGAGAATTATTCTCATCAGGCAATTGCCGCACAAGGGACTTCATTTTTTGATCAGCCTACAACTCCTGGTGGTACAGCAGGCCTAAGTTGGCAGGGCAATAATCAACTACCAAGTCCATTTGGAATTCTACCTCATGAAAGTGTTGTGCCGTCATCACCCAGCCCAGCTACAACAAAATCAGGGGCAacttatgaaaattttaatgcTCATTTTGCTGCAGCTCAGACTTTAAATAATCACATAAACTCACAAATTACCAATGCTGGTAAACAAACAAACAGGTCAGGATCCCCAGCGACTGCAGCTAAACAACCTGTATCTTCAGCACCTTCAACATTTTTCCAATCTCCTTCAAGTTACGGAAATCAAAGTGACAATTCATATAGTACAAGTGGTTCTAAAAGTGGACTTTCAACACAACAGGATTATGCGGGAA AACAACGCGCTAACACTTCGACGACGGTAGCACCCACTTCACAGCAGCAGAATCTTAACAGTGCCTCGCAAGACGCTACTTCGAAAgtaatggaaaaaaaattcaacgTTCCCGTCACGGGCCCGGGGTCGGGCTTTATGGcttcttatttaaaatttttgcaAGGAGAACGCGACACGTCTCCTCCGCCGGCCGGCCGAGGCGCTCGAAAGTCTACGTGGTCGAGAACGAACACCAATAGTAATACTGTCAATAACAAGGCATTTAACCCCAATGAAGTTCCAAAAAACCCATGCGAGGCAAACTCAACCCAAAGTGCGAATGGCGCGATGGCCTCCTCGAGCGTGCTAAATGCCGGGATGGCTCTAAACAACCCGGTGATGAGTCCGGCGGCGGGGATGAACTCCGCCGGTCTATTGGGTGCTAATCAGCTGCACGGAGCTCAGTCGAACCTGTTGGGTTCGCAGCCGAAAGGCGTCGAGTTGGACGACCCGAGATATTACCATTTGAATAAGGACAGAAAGAGAAAGTACGACGGCACCGAGGAGGCCGCCTACGACGCCGAGGAGGAAGCGCGGCGGATGAACAAGCCCGTGCTGAACGTGCCCAGTACGCCGCTGAACGACAAGGCGAAGAAAGGGCGCGCGGCGCTTAGCAAAGCGCCTCCGTCTGCGGCCGTAGCGCCTCAGCCCGCCTCGGCCAAGAAACCCCGAGCCCCGGCCCCCGCGCCTGCGCTGCAGCCGGTGCCGCAGCAGCAGTACTATTACCAGCACCAGCCCGACGAAG TAGGTGCTCATTCTGGTGCTTTGGGATATGGTTACGGATCGACGGAAAATGATGCGAACTCAAACCGGAAGttgcataatattaaaacccATCAACAAATTCCCAATACCGGTCAAATAGATAATTCACGGCCCATTGAAGAAATGCCGTATCAG tcCGGTGAGTTCGTAGCGTTAAAAAATGAATTGGCAGAAATGTGGCCGACGATATGGAGGGTAGACGGAAAAACGCTATTACAAAAATACGAGCCCTTCGAAGATAACGGAAAAGTTTTGTACAGGAATATATCaacg TATACAGTATGGAATCCCGAAAACAAGAAATTATACACACAAGTGCAAGTGAAAATTCGGTCCCAAACCCACCTCGAAACAATAGTAGAGTTAGTGAGAAGTGAACTCCAAGGAGACGACTGCCATTTCATAGAGAAACGGATGCTTGAGACCCAAATGTATCAAGAGAACTTCGAAGTGTATATACAAACGTTAATATCACACGCCTTAGACCCTAATTTCCTTACAGAAATATTTCAGGAACAGG ACGAGTACTTCCTATCGAACGTAAAAACGGTAGACGAGGTCACAGAGACCATGAGAACACGCGTCTCAAGTGGGGTCTGTGGTGGCGGTAATGGATCCCGGTCTTTGGATGCGGCGGTAGCCACATGGCCAGGATTAAGTGTGGCGGCTGGAAATGGTGTTTGCAGAGCGTGTGTGCGGCCGGCAGTCGCAAGACTATTGCTCTACGGACAGCCTTACAACCCTGCTACGTTGGAACCCGTCCAGCCAGATGCAAGACTGGCGTATGAGAAG GAGTTCCTAGTGTGCGCGGCCTGCTGCGGCAGAGTGCAATTGTACACGAAGATATCTCACCAGAAGTACCTGATGTACACTGAATGCAGCAAACGTGTTGCCGAGAAGCGAATGCAGAACCCCAGCAAAGATACCACTGCCATACTCAATGAGCTGCTGGCTGATGAGCCGTGGCTCTCACAG